The stretch of DNA TTGATGGTTTGAAGCAGGCGCTCCTCTGTCGGTGAGAGGCCGCCCTCCATGACTctgatgttgttgtggtgaGCTGCTGTTGCGTGCGAACTCAGTCGACTTAGGCAGAAGCTTGGCTCATGCAGCCCGCAGCAATCCGCTCCAAACGCTGCTGCACGTCTCAATAACGAGACCAACGAAGGCGACGCATTGGCGAGGACCTTCTACACATTCTCGAGGGTGGTGCCGTTTCGCGAAGGATCGAAAGTGTAAGATCCAGCATTCTACATTACATGAAAACTGATCTGGCGGTCGCCCTCGGGGTGAGGCTATCGTGGCACCTTCTCATAGTCTCTGCAAGCGATTGCGGCCTTCACTGGAAAGTACGTTTGCGTGTCAGCGAGCATCACAATCCCGCCTGCCTTGACCAGCATCGCCGAAATGAATTACGAACTGAGTGGTGTCTTTGAGGTATTCCACGGCCCTGGATCTCGCAAAACCCTCTCTGCCTGCCTGCTCATTCGTAGAGCTATTGCGTTCGATGAGCCGGTTCCCATGCGCAAGTCTGGCTCTCGTGGAGAGTGGAACCATGTATGAGACTCAACTGTTCCAGCTCAGCTCTCGGCTTGCAGCCAAGCCAGAGCACACACGTGTCGCTCTTGCGTATTGCGCACATGCAGAGTAGCTCGCTGTCTCCTGAAAGCCACTTGTACTGTGCGCAGGCTATCGCTCTAGATGATTCGAAGTCCATTTTAATGCTTTCATCGCTAGCACAGACCAGTGTTTCGTGTTTCGTGCTATGGCAGCTCGGGACTGTTGTGCAACTCATCGCCGTGGTGTCAGCTTACTCAGTCGCAGCAGTGGTACTGCAGATGCCATCACGCCATGCTGTGATCTCCAGACAGTCTAGACCCAGAACTGAAGTCATACAGTGAAAGATGGAGGTGAGAAGACGGAGCAGAGTCATGAGGTAAATCGCTATTTCGCATTGCCAGGATGTGGCTTCCAGAACGTGGCTGATGAGTGGGCCACATGAAAGGGGTTGAAGCGCGTTCCACACACCGCGCGGCACACCTCATACCTACAACGTCCACTCACTTCTTCGTCCTGTCGACCACACTCCCTTGATCTTTCGCATAGCACAGTTTGTGCAAATCCATTCTTTTGAGAAGAAGCACACACCCTCCGCAAACGAACGGACAACAGAAGCGACAGCGAGCGTCCGAAGCGCAAAACCACACATTCCCTTAATTAACGAAACACTACATCACTACCAACACCACCATGAGGACCACCCTCGCCGCACTCGCGCTGGCCGCAGTGCCTGCCGTTCTCGCCGTCGAAAAAGGCATGCACGGCTTCGCCCTCGGCACCAAGAACCCCGACGGCACCTGCAAATTCCAAACCGACTACGAACAAGACTTCGACGCAATCAAAGCCGCTTCCGGCTCGACTCTCGTGCGCGGCTACTCCGCCTCGGACTGCAACTGCGCACAAGAAATTCTGCCAGCTGCCAAAGCTAAGGGCTTCAAAGTCGTTTTGGGCGTTTGGCCTGATGTGGAGGAGAGCTTCAATAAGGATAAGGGAGCTTTGGTGGACCATGCAACGAAGTTCAAGGAGCAGGTCTATGCTGTAACTGTTGGGTCTGAGACTCTTTACAGGGGTAATTTTACTGGAGAGGAGCTGTTGGAGAAGATTTTGGATGTCAAGGAGGCATTGGGTGGAGATGTGAAGGTTGGAACAGCGGACTCGTGGAATAAGTGGGCAGATGGAACTGGTGATGCTGTGATCAATGGAGGTGTTGATCTGATCATGGCAAACGGTTTCTCGTACTGGcaaggtgctgctgctggcgacaaGGCCAAGGAGGTGTATCTGGATGACATCCAGCAGGCCCTAGGACATATCCAGGAAGTGTCCGGTTCGCTCGATGCTATTGAGTTCTGGAATGGCGAGACTGGCTGGCCGACAGATGGTGGAAGTGACTACGAGGCTGCCGAGGCCGGTACCAAGAATGCAGAGGCTTTCTACCAGCATGCTTTCTGCGGTGCTCTGGACTGGGGCATCAAcgctttcttcttcgaggcCTTCGACGAGTAAGTTCTCGCTGCATGCAACGCACCCGTAGGCGTACGATACTGACAGTTTGATAGACCATGGAAGCCAGAGTCCATCGGTGACAACGGCGTTGCCAAGGACGAGACCAAATGGGGCGCAATGACTGCCGACCGCAAGACCAAGTTCAACCTCCAGTGCTAAGCTCGCACGCCCGAGACACCTGACGACACAATATGGCTGCTCATCTCATCTGCATTGGGTTGCGAGGGATCTCTCAGAACCGCCTACGTAGCGTGACTCGGACTGCTGGGGAGCGTGAGAGAGCGTTAAGCACGTAATTTACGAGAATACATAGTGCCAGCACTCCAATACCGAGCGGCATTGCGCCTCTCTCACCCTCGCCTTCGGCTCGAGCTCCTTTGTTGCCTCTACGAAATAATACCATCTTTTTTGAGGGCCTATGCCTTACGCGCTTGAGTATCAGATATCGTCGCTGTTGCTCGCCTCGCTTGTATGGGAATCTAGTTGCATTGTCGCGTTATGTTGTGTATTATCACGCTCGCTGGCGATCCAAGTCATGCTCAGTAGGCGGCTCGGCGGATGTCATGCACGCCGCCCACGCTCGAATCCTTGCCGTTGATCTGCCGCGCATAAGCGTGGCATGAAAGCCCGTGCGTCTGCACGTCTTCTCGTCACATCTCCTGGCTTCACTTGTTAGACCTTGGTTGACATCGTGCACTTCACTTCGTCTTCTCATGCCCGTTTGGGACAACCCGACTCGCGCATTGGCGATGGTGTATAACAACATGTTGAAACCGTCGATGCCATCACGGTCATGACGAACTTGCCGAACAATCCGCCAATATGGCCAGGTGCGACTGGCTCGCCCAGCACGGGCTTCTCTGCTCGAAGCTATCGTAGCGCTGGTCTACACCCGAGATGCTCCCCCGATACCAACAGGTCGGTGCACGACGACTTAAGGGGACGTGTATAAGAATCGCTGCCCAATGGTCCAGGCAACACGATGCATTGGCATGAGGCAAATGAAGACTTTTCTGGGAGCAAAGCGTAGCTTTTCGGCGCAGAGCTGTTTGCTGTGCGGGAGCACATTGCTGCAATCGTCTTGTGTCGTGAGACAGGCGCGGAGATGTGAGAAAGAAGCGCGGCGAAGTGTTTGCAGAGACGTGGTCGCCGGCGAGCGCAGACGTCGTTGGAGGAAGCCTTCACCAGCACCTTCACATTCGCCTTTACCCGTCTGTGCAACATGATCCCTGTCACTTGACCATTGCTGCAGTTCTGTCTAGTTTGCAGGCGCACCTACCAGCAGTTGACAATCACAGCAACTCTTATTGTCCGTCTTGGCCTTGCGCACCAAATCCGTTCCACTGTCTTCATCTCGTGCTCCGCACCGCGCGCAACATCGCATCTATGCACTTGCACAACTACCGCCGTATCCCACAACAGTATTGGCTCGATTCCACTGACCAAGCAGGCGCGCCTGCCCACTTCACTTTGATTCAGCGTCAGGATGCCGCGAGACCGCGAACGGCTATTCAACGAAGCAAGAAAAACCAGGTGCTCAGGCTCCAGCGACAGTCGACGATCATCAACGACCGTTGACGAGAATGGCTGCATCATCACCAGAGGTTTCGTGATCCCCAGCCGCTCGTCTTCACAATCCTCACTTGCAAGAAGcaccacttcctccttcGAAATCCCAAGCACTCCGCTCTCACCAATGGAGCCTCCGACACCAGGCTTCGCGCGGCCGAAGCCGATTGAAAGCGCTCTGCGCACAAGCACATCAGCCATCTCGCTGTCGCGCGCAGTTCATGGCGTAACGCTCTCCAGTCGCCCGGAGCCAGAACGCCGACAGACATGGCAATCTATGGGCAGCTCAAGCGCATCAAACAGTCGCTGGAATGACGATGACCTCCTAGCCACGACGTGCAGTTCTCAGTCTGGGCAGAACTTCCAAGTCCCTCAAGGCCCGCAAGTCGTTGCTCCAGCGCGCACAAAGACGAAACGCTCTCGTCCGCCTCCACCGAAGACAACGACTAACTTCCGTCGCGTCAGAAGCGAGCAGAGCAATTTGCAACAGCTTGTAGCGCGAGAAAGCGGGAAGGAGAGATCAAAGTCGACTCACGTGGCCTTGGATCGCTACGACAAAAAGGCTCACAATGAGCCTGCAGTCAAAATCGTCGCCCCCGAGCAAGCTGATGATGCTATTGCATCCGACAGCGAGGACGACAATATCGCATCTGACGGTTTGTTGCGGAGCATGACCATTCGACGTAACCGTCTCGGTTACGCAACACGTCGTGCGATGACTGACGAGAAAAATGCTGCTCTTATGCAGCAGGTACAACTTGCACCAACGCCAGCGAATCTCTACTCCGCAATCGACACGCCCATTGCGGACGCTTCGGATGCTGGAGCAGACCTGGTCAAGGTCTCACAAAAGCTGGAGCTCGTTTCTGCAAGCCTCGCCGACAATGCCATCGCATCTGacagcgaggatgacgactATACCTGCAAAGGCGATCCGAAAATGACAGCTGCACTCAGACAAGCAGCCTTGCACCGTGAGCGCAACGTTGCCATACATGTCTCTCACGATGGCTTGCACGACGAGCCTGCACTGGAGCTTCAGAAGCGCTCAATGTCTGACGCAGCAGTCGCCGTCCGTCTTGCCGAGCCTAGCAGTAACTCCCCTCACAAGCGCAACTTCTCGACAGGCAGTGCTACTGTCAGACTGTTACCACCCAATGCGTCTGTCTCCAAGTCCAGCGATGTCGACGACCTCGAGACTCCAATCGAAGTTAAGACCTACGATACCAGCTCAGCTCTTGCTATGAGATCTCTGCGACCATCGAGGACAAGGCCGAAACCTGCCAAGGGAGTACTGAAAAAGAGTGGATCACCTCCATCAACAGGCGCTTCTACAACCGAATGCTCGCCTACGAAAAAAGTCCAGACACGCAACAGAAGTGGAAGCGGTGAAGTTGTAGGGGGCATGGTGCGCCCGAAGTCTCCGCCGAGAATGACTGCCGACGGTGTCTTCAGACCAGGACAGGTCACGGCGGCTGAAATGAGGAGGCTGACTGAAGCTGCTGATATCTTTCAGTGATGCAGAAGCATATGCGGCATCAAGGAGAAAAGTCAGGAAAGAGCGAAATATCGAGAGAAGCTCAAACTCCTGCAATAATGCGTAATGAGGAAAAGGGGAACGAGGTTCACATTTCGGCGTTCTTGTTATCGGCATCGTTGAGATACCCCATTCGAAGCTCAGATGAAGCTTTTGTTTTCTATGTACACTTCCCACAGTATGCACAGTCTCTGGCCCAGAAGCCGGCGTGCTCAATTCTAGCATGTTAAATAGCGGGCAGGAGACAGATCGGGCCACACAGCACATCGCAGCCTAAGCTGGCGAGAGAGCCTCCTTGTGATATTTTGCTGGAACGAAAGGCATTTTCGATACGACAGCTTTTCTTGCTTTTCCTCGGACTTTGACTTGGACTTCTGTTCCGGCTTTGTGTTGACCGTCTTTGATGTAGCCCATTGCGATGTTCTTCTTGAGAGTTGGTGAGGGGCAGCCTGAGGTTATGCGGCCGATGACTTGTCCGTCTGTGATGCAGGGGTCAGTCTATAACAATTTTTTGAGCAAGTCAGGAGGAAACTTACCTTTATCCATAACCTCAGCTCCTTCGCGCGCAGGAGCACCTTCAACAACGAACCCAACTCTTCGCCGTGTAACACCCACACCACCTTCCTTCTTCGGTGTAATCTGTGGCACAATCGTCTCCGCACCATTGAAATTCGCTCGCTCGCCAGATCGTCGAGATTTCGGTATAACCCAGCTAAGGGCGGCTTCCACCGGCGTAGTCGTGTCGTCCAAGTCATGCCCGTACAAACACATTCCAGCCTCCAATCGCAGCGAATCCCGAGCGCCCAGACCTGCAAAGCGGAGACGATCGGGTGTGCCGGTTTCGAGGAGGAATTTTGTCACTTCGACGGTTTGGGAGGGGTGGATGGATAGCTCGAAGCCGTCTTCGCCTGTGTAGCCTCCTCGGGATGCGACGATGGGGAGAGACTCGCCTGAAGGGAGGTTTAGGGTTATGTATTTTAGGTTGCCGAAGTACCATTTCGAGAGGTCGACTTTGCAGTTTGGTGCGAGAGCGGATTGGAGGATCTCGCCGGAGAGGGGCCCTTGCAGGGCGATCAGGCCGTAGGGTTGTTTGTCGGCTTCTAGGTGGCGGAGGGAGACGACTGGGTTTACGGTGTTGTCCCAGTTGGAAATGGCAGAGGACAGGTAATTGTAGTCTTTCTCTCGACAGCCGGCGTTTGTGACCATGTAGAAGAGATGCTTTGGGCCGGCTTCAAGGCGTGTGATGATGCAGTCGTCGCCGATGCCGCCCGTTTGGGGAAGAAGCAGGGTGGAGAGCGTGGACTGGCCTACTGGGAGCTCTTTGAGGCCTGATGGAGTCAGGCTCTCGAGGAAGGCTTCGGCTCCTGGTCCCTCGACATGGTATTGTACCATGTGGCCCACGTCGAAAAGGGACGCTTTCTCGCGGGTCCAGGCATGGGATTCGCCTACTGAGAGATCGGAGTACTGCACTGGCATGCTGTAGCCGCCGAAGGGGACCATTTTGGCGTCATGTTCCAGGTGGAGATCGTACAATGCTGTTCGTCCTGGGCTTGATTCTGTGTACATTTGCGGTGCCGGTGAAGCACTCGAACTTTCAGCTCGTTTCTGCTGCACGAAGGAGCTGGTGAAGAAAGTCTTGGCTTTTACTTCGCCATGTTGTGGGCGAGTCGACTTTGTGGTGATGCTTCTGGACGATACTGCTGTGGCCACTGCAGCTCGTCCGGTGGTGCGTGAAGCACTTAAGGCATTTCGTAGTGGCAGGACCGCCCTTGAAGCTGTCCGGCTTGCAGCCATTGTATTCGGTCCGTCGCCCTCTTTGGATTACAGGTTGGACATGCGCGATATGTTATTGACCTGGCCGAACCTTCGGAAGGAGTTGCGATGTGTGAGGTCAAAGGCAGGCGTAGTCACAGTAGAACGCTGTTATATGACAGATCTCTGTTTTGCCCATTGGATGGGTGCCAGATACCGATAGAGTCAACGGATGCGGGCACCGAACTAGTCTCGCGGCTCAGGCCGCCTGAACGCTTGGCGTTTGAACGCCGACCTTGTGTTGTCAACGTCACGAGGGCCTCGAGCTTGAGACTATTCCAGAGCTCTCTGCGAGAGCTTCACACTCGACGCGAGTGAGCATAGGATCGACTTCGCTGGACCGACCGTTCCTCCCTACCGCAATCCTCCGACATGCCTCCTCAGATCTTCTTTCTAGTCTCATTGCCGACCTCAATCTCGCCTGCCAACTCCCGCGACGAAGCTCTCACCACATTACGCTCCGCCGTGAACCCAGATAATGGCACGACATACCCCTTTGCCATTCCCGAGTTCAAGATCGGGACTCTAGACGCGCTGGTGCAGCAGGCAGATGAGCTAGCAAAGCTGGAGCAAGGTTGCAAAGGCGTCGTCGACAAGGTCGGAGACTCGCTGCGATCATTACTCGAAGGCGATGAggagaagctgcaggaaCAAAAGGTGGTGAATGACAGTATGTGAAACAGCTCAGCTGAGCTTCAATGGTATATCATGCTGAACTAGATTGCAGAGCCGGTTGAGAACTACCTCCAATCGTTCCAGTGGAATAAAGTCAAATATCGGGCGGACAAGCCCATTGCTGAACTGATTGACAGCCTGCAAAAAGAGATTGCTGCAGTGGATAACGATGTGAAGGCAAAATTCAGCCAGTACAACCAGACCAAGACAAATTTGGCCACCTTACAGCGCTCTCAGACCGGCAACCTCTCCCAAAAGTCCCTCAACGCAGTAGTGAACCCAGACACTCTGATTCAACCGGACCAGTCCGAATATCTCCAGCAACACTTGATCGCCGTGCCTTCGCAGCTTGTCAAGGACTTCCTGAAAACATACGAGTCGATAGCACCCATGGTCGTGCCTCGATCAGCGCAGCTACTGGCCAAAGACGACGAATTCCAGCTATTCGTGGTGACGACTTTCAAGAAACATGCATCAGAGTTCGTGCACAAGTGCAGAGAGCACAGGTGGACGCCGCGCGAGTTGAAATTCACCGACGGAGGCAGAGACGCGGAAGAGGCAGAATTGAGGAAGCtagagaaggaagagaggaAGACTTGGGGCGAGGCTTTACGGCTAGGACGCACAGGATACAGTGATGCAGTCATGGGCTGGATCCATGTGCTCACGTTGCGAGTTTTCGTGGAGACGGTGTTGAGATACGGTCTTCCGCTGGCATACGTCTGCGGCTTGGTCAAGGTAAGTCTGACTCTCGTGCCCCTGGCCATCAACATACTTACCCTACACACAGACAACACCCAAACTCTCCAAAAAGGCCAAGACTGGGCTCGATAATCGGTTCTCTGATCTCGGTGGCAATGCTCTCAGCCGAGACAAGAAAGGGCGGCCGCAGCAGGACGACAGCGCGATGCAACAAGAGATGGCGGGTGCCGGCCTAGGCGGCGACCAAGGCTATGAGCCTTATGTCTTTTACGAATTCGAAATCATATAGCGAATTGTGAATGGCGAAGAAAGATAGACGAAGCGAACTCTGGCTCCATGCCTAGCAGCTCGGAGTCATGTGGCCATCGTGGACCCACGCTCCGTACTCGACACTCCCATGCAGTGCGAATGTTGGCTGGCTCAGATGAGCAGGGCATCAAAGGTATCACTGGTCGAGGCGTGATAGCGAACGCGAAGCACTGCAAGATGCTCGCGCGAGCATCATGTCCGCCGATGCGCCACACATTCGAGATGGCCGCCACACTGAGACCGCTTGACACCGTCTACCGTACCTACTCGATGGAGTCGTGAATTGATTCAGCCGCACGAGTGGAGCTCTAGCGCAATCTCTTCTTTTCCCGCTCCCTTGTCACGACAGGAAACTGCAGCGATCTCGTGCTGGCTTCGCAGTGAGACACGCAGACGCCATGCTTGCCACTCAAAAGTCAATTGTCAGCGCTCAAGACAAAGCAGCAGACGTCTATTTGTGCGAGGGCGAAGTAGTGAGAGCAGCAAGCGAGGGTCGTCAGGCCACCTGAAATTGTGGGGCCCTGACCAGCTAAGCTTGAAATAGCACAAGTCGCAATCCTTCGGTACACCTCATGCAGCAGTAGTTCGGCAGCGAACAACAGCCACCACTTTCTGGGCGATCTGGCCGATGTCGTCGCTGTTGGTTTTTGGAGCATCGACGGCCAGTTCCATGCGCCGCGACTGTCTCACGATGGAGAGCGCTTGCTTGCGAGCTGCGGTTTGCTGCGGCGGGCGCTTGCACGAAAGACGAACAACTACGCCGCAATGTCTCACCTGGACTAGCATTGTGCGCGCCTGCAGCTACGAGGACTCATAAGAAGGCGCAAGTCGGACATGAGAGGGTTCGGCCAAACTTACTGCCACCGCTGGCCGAAAGGATCGATCAGCCCGGTCtacctcctcttctgcccaCATACCATCCCGCCCGTTTCGCCCCCACTATCAGCTGAAAGGTCAAACCAATTTGCGCAACGATTCCTTCAGGCGGACGAGCACCCAGCCTAGGAACCGACCTGCAGCTGAGGAGTTGGTGCAACAATCTGCCGAGATCCAGCTGATTAAGTGTCTACTCCCTCTCACATTGTCTCTTTTCGCATTCCTTCCACACCCATTTCCTTTGCACTTCGAGCTTTGAGCCGAGAACAATCGCATTTGAACAGAAGAAACAAGCAAGAGCACTGTCGGGTCATCAATCTAGCCGCCTATTCACCCTTCACCGGTCTACACCTTGTGTCTGACGCATAGCTTCGTCCCACCATTTGGCCTGCTTTTTTTCTGTTGCCACATTTCGTCCTACCTGTACGATCGCTTCTTGCGCGTGAGCAAGATCAACAGCCTCGATGGCTTATTACGGCGACAACGGCGGCTACGATATCTACGGGCGTCCGCTGAGACGGCCCTCACCACATCATATGCGAAGCGACAACGCAGGCTTCCTGGACCCAGGATATGGCGGGGGTTTACACCGAAGCAGATCTACAGGAGCGAGACCGATGCCTCAAATCAATGTTTACAACAAGATGTACCAAGACAATGAGAGCCGAACACCGTCGCCTATGCCATACCCAGTTATGCCTCCAGTCATGCCGCAGTACGTGCCATACCCAGTCGCGGAGAGCTCACGTCGCGCTTCGCCGCGTGGCTCTCCTGCAGGTCGAGGTCGCAGCACGAGCCGAGGACTGGCAGAGGGTATAGATGGGCTACTCTCGGCTGAATTGGCAGACATGGCAATCGAGCATCGTTACGGCCGATCGCGGTCGCGAGGTCGTTCTGATGCGCCATCGTACACAGCTGGACTAGCAGAGTACCAGCTAGCCGAGCAAGCCAAAGAATTGCGACGCCTTTCTCAAGAGAGACAGTGGAggctggaaga from Cercospora beticola chromosome 1, complete sequence encodes:
- a CDS encoding uncharacterized protein (antiSMASH:Cluster_5); translation: MPRDRERLFNEARKTRCSGSSDSRRSSTTVDENGCIITRGFVIPSRSSSQSSLARSTTSSFEIPSTPLSPMEPPTPGFARPKPIESALRTSTSAISLSRAVHGVTLSSRPEPERRQTWQSMGSSSASNSRWNDDDLLATTCSSQSGQNFQVPQGPQVVAPARTKTKRSRPPPPKTTTNFRRVRSEQSNLQQLVARESGKERSKSTHVALDRYDKKAHNEPAVKIVAPEQADDAIASDSEDDNIASDGLLRSMTIRRNRLGYATRRAMTDEKNAALMQQVQLAPTPANLYSAIDTPIADASDAGADLVKVSQKLELVSASLADNAIASDSEDDDYTCKGDPKMTAALRQAALHRERNVAIHVSHDGLHDEPALELQKRSMSDAAVAVRLAEPSSNSPHKRNFSTGSATVRLLPPNASVSKSSDVDDLETPIEVKTYDTSSALAMRSLRPSRTRPKPAKGVLKKSGSPPSTGASTTECSPTKKVQTRNRSGSGEVVGGMVRPKSPPRMTADGVFRPGQVTAAEMRRLTEAADIFQ
- a CDS encoding uncharacterized protein (BUSCO:EOG09263J6Z~antiSMASH:Cluster_5) — encoded protein: MAASRTASRAVLPLRNALSASRTTGRAAVATAVSSRSITTKSTRPQHGEVKAKTFFTSSFVQQKRAESSSASPAPQMYTESSPGRTALYDLHLEHDAKMVPFGGYSMPVQYSDLSVGESHAWTREKASLFDVGHMVQYHVEGPGAEAFLESLTPSGLKELPVGQSTLSTLLLPQTGGIGDDCIITRLEAGPKHLFYMVTNAGCREKDYNYLSSAISNWDNTVNPVVSLRHLEADKQPYGLIALQGPLSGEILQSALAPNCKVDLSKWYFGNLKYITLNLPSGESLPIVASRGGYTGEDGFELSIHPSQTVEVTKFLLETGTPDRLRFAGLGARDSLRLEAGMCLYGHDLDDTTTPVEAALSWVIPKSRRSGERANFNGAETIVPQITPKKEGGVGVTRRRVGFVVEGAPAREGAEVMDKDGQVIGRITSGCPSPTLKKNIAMGYIKDGQHKAGTEVQVKVRGKARKAVVSKMPFVPAKYHKEALSPA
- a CDS encoding uncharacterized protein (CAZy:GH17~antiSMASH:Cluster_5) — encoded protein: MRTTLAALALAAVPAVLAVEKGMHGFALGTKNPDGTCKFQTDYEQDFDAIKAASGSTLVRGYSASDCNCAQEILPAAKAKGFKVVLGVWPDVEESFNKDKGALVDHATKFKEQVYAVTVGSETLYRGNFTGEELLEKILDVKEALGGDVKVGTADSWNKWADGTGDAVINGGVDLIMANGFSYWQGAAAGDKAKEVYLDDIQQALGHIQEVSGSLDAIEFWNGETGWPTDGGSDYEAAEAGTKNAEAFYQHAFCGALDWGINAFFFEAFDEPWKPESIGDNGVAKDETKWGAMTADRKTKFNLQC
- a CDS encoding uncharacterized protein (BUSCO:EOG092631MU~antiSMASH:Cluster_5); this translates as MPPQIFFLVSLPTSISPANSRDEALTTLRSAVNPDNGTTYPFAIPEFKIGTLDALVQQADELAKLEQGCKGVVDKVGDSLRSLLEGDEEKLQEQKVVNDKPVENYLQSFQWNKVKYRADKPIAELIDSLQKEIAAVDNDVKAKFSQYNQTKTNLATLQRSQTGNLSQKSLNAVVNPDTLIQPDQSEYLQQHLIAVPSQLVKDFLKTYESIAPMVVPRSAQLLAKDDEFQLFVVTTFKKHASEFVHKCREHRWTPRELKFTDGGRDAEEAELRKLEKEERKTWGEALRLGRTGYSDAVMGWIHVLTLRVFVETVLRYGLPLAYVCGLVKTTPKLSKKAKTGLDNRFSDLGGNALSRDKKGRPQQDDSAMQQEMAGAGLGGDQGYEPYVFYEFEII